A genomic segment from Stappia indica encodes:
- a CDS encoding hydantoinase/oxoprolinase family protein yields the protein MSGSAFVIGVDVGGTFTDVFILDEANGRITTAKVPSTRGDQSKGFIEGIASRVADFGEIRTVVHGTTVGTNALLERKGARTGIITTEGFRDVLEMRRRDRPTTWGLKGAFTPVVARTDRVEVAERVLADGSVLRAVDEREVAAQAKALAEAGCDAVCVFFINGYANNDNERRAVEAVRSVWPNPYVTATTEILPEIREFERLSTATLNAYLQPVVSSYLDRLETGLKAEGFAGDILIVQSNGGVMSIDTAKRYPVRTALSGPAAGVIAATRIASAAGFDNIITCDMGGTSFDVSLVAGGEAALAAQTAIDFGMVVRTPMIEITTIGAGGGSIAAVDKGGLLQVGPESAGSDPGPVAYGLGNTRPTVTDANVVLGRINPDRPIGGKLDRLDIDAARAAIDSHIAAPLGLSVEAAAEAVLKLANAKMAGAIRLVSIEKGHDPAKFAAMPFGGGGALHTGALIKEVGLASALVPRFPGVTSALGCVVADMRHDRVQTVNRLLSELDAAELGRAILRDAEETRAVLGNAGVGFSAIDRLVELDMLYLGQTHTVGVPLEIGEGDLTADAIREAFEAAYRSAFGRLLDGIPMRVMNYRIAVIGRRPQLDMALFAPQGGKPAAECRTGTRQVYADGAWHEAGIYERLSLAVGARVSGPALLEQADTTIFVDPGLVAEVDGFGNLVISRAG from the coding sequence ATGAGCGGATCTGCATTTGTCATCGGCGTCGATGTCGGCGGCACCTTTACCGACGTCTTCATCCTCGACGAGGCGAACGGGCGCATCACCACCGCGAAGGTCCCCTCCACCCGCGGCGACCAGTCGAAGGGCTTCATCGAGGGCATCGCCTCGCGCGTTGCCGACTTCGGCGAGATCCGCACCGTCGTGCACGGCACCACGGTCGGCACCAACGCGCTCTTGGAGCGCAAGGGCGCGCGCACCGGCATCATCACCACGGAAGGCTTCCGCGACGTGCTGGAAATGCGCCGCCGCGACCGGCCGACGACCTGGGGCCTGAAGGGCGCCTTCACCCCCGTCGTCGCGCGCACCGACCGGGTCGAGGTCGCTGAGCGCGTGCTCGCCGACGGCTCGGTGCTGCGCGCCGTCGACGAACGGGAAGTCGCGGCGCAGGCGAAGGCGCTGGCGGAAGCGGGCTGCGATGCGGTCTGCGTCTTCTTCATCAACGGCTATGCCAACAACGACAACGAGCGCCGCGCCGTCGAGGCGGTGCGCTCGGTCTGGCCGAACCCCTATGTCACCGCCACGACCGAGATCCTGCCCGAGATCCGCGAGTTCGAACGCCTGTCGACGGCGACCCTCAACGCCTATCTGCAGCCCGTCGTCTCGTCCTATCTCGACCGGCTGGAAACCGGGCTGAAGGCCGAGGGCTTTGCCGGGGATATCCTGATCGTCCAGTCGAACGGCGGCGTCATGTCCATCGACACCGCCAAGCGCTACCCGGTGCGCACGGCCCTGTCCGGCCCGGCCGCCGGCGTGATCGCGGCAACGCGCATCGCCAGCGCCGCCGGCTTCGACAACATCATCACCTGCGACATGGGCGGCACCTCCTTCGACGTGTCGCTGGTGGCCGGCGGCGAGGCGGCGCTGGCCGCCCAGACCGCCATCGACTTCGGTATGGTGGTGCGCACGCCGATGATCGAGATCACCACCATCGGCGCGGGCGGCGGTTCCATCGCCGCCGTCGACAAGGGCGGGCTGCTGCAGGTCGGCCCGGAATCGGCCGGCTCCGACCCCGGTCCCGTGGCTTACGGCCTCGGCAACACCCGGCCCACCGTCACCGATGCCAATGTCGTGCTCGGGCGCATCAACCCGGACCGGCCCATCGGCGGCAAGCTCGACCGGCTCGACATCGATGCGGCCCGCGCGGCCATCGACAGCCATATCGCGGCACCGCTCGGCCTTTCCGTCGAGGCGGCCGCCGAGGCGGTCCTCAAGCTCGCCAACGCCAAGATGGCCGGCGCCATCCGCCTCGTCTCCATCGAGAAGGGCCACGACCCGGCGAAATTCGCCGCCATGCCGTTCGGCGGCGGCGGCGCGCTGCATACCGGCGCCCTGATCAAGGAAGTCGGCCTTGCCTCGGCATTGGTGCCGCGCTTTCCCGGTGTCACCTCGGCGCTCGGCTGCGTCGTCGCCGACATGCGGCACGACCGGGTGCAGACGGTGAACCGGCTGCTCTCCGAGCTCGACGCCGCAGAGCTCGGCCGCGCCATCCTGCGCGATGCCGAGGAGACCCGCGCCGTGCTCGGCAACGCCGGCGTCGGCTTCTCCGCCATCGACCGGCTGGTCGAGCTCGACATGCTCTATCTCGGCCAGACCCACACGGTCGGCGTGCCGCTGGAGATCGGCGAGGGCGACCTGACCGCCGACGCCATCCGCGAGGCCTTCGAGGCCGCCTATCGCAGCGCCTTCGGCCGGCTGCTCGACGGCATCCCGATGCGGGTGATGAACTACCGCATCGCGGTGATCGGCCGCCGGCCGCAGCTCGACATGGCCCTGTTCGCCCCGCAGGGCGGCAAGCCGGCCGCCGAATGCCGCACCGGCACGCGGCAGGTCTATGCGGACGGCGCCTGGCACGAGGCCGGCATCTACGAGCGCCTGTCGCTCGCCGTCGGTGCAAGGGTTAGCGGCCCTGCCCTGCTGGAGCAGGCGGACACGACGATCTTCGTCGATCCGGGCCTCGTCGCCGAGGTCGACGGCTTCGGCAATCTCGTGATCTCGCGGGCGGGCTGA
- a CDS encoding cysteine hydrolase: protein MHDAPLDIARTGLLIVDLQNDFLHADGAYARGGQTSADIAALPERVLPLADSLRRKGGWVISTQFTLVPGKGGEPFISPHLKALRPFLRKGDFCPGAWGHQLVDELQPADLTVEKVAYSAFYMTRMEWVLRKAGIDTLMVCGIVTNGGVASTVRDAHVRDFRTMVLSDGCAAFSPETHQRAIGDLGTVARALTCAEALALVEAA, encoded by the coding sequence ATGCACGACGCGCCTCTCGACATCGCCCGCACGGGCCTGCTCATCGTCGATCTGCAGAACGACTTCCTGCACGCGGACGGCGCCTATGCGCGCGGCGGCCAGACCAGCGCAGACATCGCCGCGCTCCCCGAGCGCGTCCTGCCGCTGGCCGACAGCCTGCGGCGCAAGGGCGGCTGGGTGATCTCGACCCAGTTCACCCTGGTGCCGGGCAAGGGCGGCGAGCCCTTCATCTCGCCGCATCTGAAGGCGCTGCGCCCCTTCCTGCGCAAGGGGGATTTCTGCCCCGGCGCCTGGGGACATCAGCTCGTCGACGAGCTGCAGCCGGCCGATCTCACCGTGGAAAAGGTCGCCTATTCGGCCTTCTACATGACCCGGATGGAGTGGGTGCTGCGCAAGGCCGGCATCGACACGCTGATGGTCTGCGGCATCGTCACCAATGGCGGCGTCGCCTCGACCGTGCGCGATGCCCATGTGCGCGACTTCCGCACGATGGTGCTGAGCGACGGCTGCGCCGCCTTCTCGCCCGAGACGCACCAGCGCGCCATCGGCGATCTCGGCACGGTCGCGCGGGCGCTGACCTGCGCCGAGGCGCTGGCGCTGGTCGAGGCCGCCTGA